Proteins encoded together in one bacterium window:
- a CDS encoding GAF domain-containing protein: protein MKRGPRTPAPPSPPAPTPDAREQLARKAAEISALREISRAISAATDLDTTLTLITRRTADVMRMDSCSIYLLDAQREYLVLKATTGLAPEAVGHSRLRVGEGLTGWAAEHGQAVASTNAAADPRFKYLPETRETLFQSLLAVPLSTGGKILGAINVQTTGTHEYTEDEVELLSIISDMASGALEKARLYDSMRRQIMELSTLAEVSETLTSPLYLEQILRLLVEMAARVFHAPLCTLLLQDGEELVLAASHPEHAGPRPRQTLRQGEGLPGLAVESGQPVMSTDLAADPRFHAHELPGGAYTPHVRSMLAVPLRVRDRTLGVVNCYTDRRHEFTQAETNLLQTLANQTALAIENAGLVVKSAMVREMHHRVKNNLQMIAMLLRLQIRDGREVSGREVLTETINRILSIAAVHEILAAEGLRQVAIRAMLERVVQTVTQTMAPPHFALDARIEGDDFSLPSQQATSLALVVNELLQNAMEHAFPGRSAGRVVITLSEGREAIRVEVRDDGIGLPEGFSPGRSADLGLQIVRTLVQDDLKGQLSLTNVRGVRAVITMPRPQGS from the coding sequence GATCAGCGCCGCCACCGACCTGGATACCACGCTCACCTTAATCACCCGCAGGACCGCGGACGTCATGCGGATGGACAGTTGCTCCATCTATCTCCTCGACGCGCAGCGGGAATACCTCGTCCTCAAAGCCACCACCGGGCTGGCCCCAGAAGCCGTCGGCCACTCCCGGCTGCGGGTGGGGGAGGGGCTGACTGGATGGGCGGCCGAGCACGGCCAAGCGGTCGCGTCGACCAACGCCGCCGCGGATCCCCGGTTCAAATATTTGCCGGAGACTCGTGAAACGCTCTTCCAGTCATTGCTGGCCGTCCCTCTGTCGACCGGCGGGAAGATCCTCGGCGCTATCAACGTGCAAACCACGGGCACGCATGAATACACCGAGGACGAGGTTGAGCTCCTCAGCATCATCAGCGACATGGCGAGCGGAGCGCTGGAGAAAGCTCGGCTCTACGACAGCATGCGGCGTCAGATCATGGAGTTGAGCACGCTGGCGGAGGTCAGCGAGACGCTCACGTCGCCGCTCTACCTGGAGCAGATCCTGCGCCTTCTGGTAGAGATGGCGGCCCGTGTGTTCCACGCGCCGCTGTGTACCCTGCTGCTGCAGGACGGTGAGGAACTCGTGCTGGCCGCCTCCCATCCCGAGCACGCCGGGCCCCGCCCGCGCCAGACTCTGCGGCAGGGTGAGGGCCTGCCCGGCCTTGCCGTCGAATCGGGCCAACCGGTCATGAGCACCGATCTCGCGGCCGATCCCCGGTTTCACGCGCACGAGCTTCCGGGAGGCGCCTACACTCCCCACGTCCGCTCGATGCTGGCCGTCCCCCTCAGGGTCCGGGACCGCACCCTCGGCGTGGTGAACTGCTACACCGACCGGCGCCACGAATTCACCCAGGCGGAGACGAACCTCCTCCAGACGCTGGCGAACCAGACCGCGCTCGCCATTGAAAATGCCGGGCTCGTGGTCAAATCCGCGATGGTCCGCGAGATGCACCACCGCGTCAAGAACAACCTTCAGATGATCGCGATGCTCTTGCGGCTCCAGATCCGGGACGGCCGGGAAGTATCGGGCCGCGAGGTGCTCACCGAGACGATCAACAGGATCCTCAGTATCGCCGCGGTGCACGAGATTCTCGCGGCGGAAGGGCTGCGTCAGGTCGCGATCCGGGCGATGCTCGAGCGCGTCGTCCAGACGGTGACCCAGACGATGGCGCCTCCACACTTTGCGCTCGATGCGCGGATCGAGGGCGACGACTTCAGCCTGCCGAGCCAGCAGGCCACCTCGCTGGCCCTCGTGGTCAACGAACTGCTGCAAAACGCCATGGAGCACGCCTTTCCCGGACGATCGGCGGGGCGGGTGGTGATCACCTTGAGCGAAGGGCGGGAGGCCATCCGGGTCGAGGTGCGAGACGACGGCATCGGGCTGCCGGAGGGCTTCTCGCCGGGGCGCTCCGCCGATCTCGGCCTGCAGATCGTCCGGACCCTGGTGCAGGATGACCTCAAGGGTCAGCTGTCGCTCACCAACGTCCGTGGGGTCCGGGCGGTGATCACGATGCCGCGCCCTCAGGGGAGCTGA